The proteins below are encoded in one region of Candidatus Binatia bacterium:
- a CDS encoding VOC family protein yields MGKINLKRVYHIGIPVNDLERAERFYVDVLGMKVHGNPVDKNGLRNYRVSDDNQPWRDILGYWPEALRLECADDSVEVVLVKRPKPLARDWKEDSFNHTAFSASKEDFDLFLERAKEWGVNFHLGPVGRKGNRTLYFFDPDGNYIQLDDRG; encoded by the coding sequence ATGGGCAAGATTAATCTCAAGCGCGTCTATCATATCGGGATTCCGGTAAACGATCTCGAGCGGGCGGAGCGCTTCTACGTCGATGTGCTGGGGATGAAGGTGCATGGAAACCCGGTGGATAAAAATGGCCTGCGGAATTACCGGGTCAGCGATGACAACCAGCCGTGGCGCGATATCCTAGGCTATTGGCCCGAGGCGCTGCGACTCGAGTGCGCCGATGACAGCGTGGAGGTCGTGCTGGTCAAACGGCCGAAGCCGCTCGCGCGCGATTGGAAAGAAGACAGCTTCAACCATACCGCCTTTTCGGCGAGCAAAGAGGATTTTGATCTTTTCCTGGAGCGGGCCAAAGAGTGGGGAGTCAACTTTCATCTGGGACCCGTCGGCCGCAAAGGCAATCGGACGCTCTATTTCTTCGATCCCGACGGCAACTACATCCAGTTGGATGACAGAGGCTAA